ttgtttttgttaataaatcgCTTGAATCAATCTATGAGACAGATGGTTCCATTCGTCACATCCTTCAAACGAAAATCGATTCATTCGAAAACAAACACTATtcatacatttttacctaaaaagCATGATTTAATACTTTTTGCTGTACAGTAAATGATTGTCATGACACGAAGTTGATTGATGCAATTTGATAtgactatgtatgtatgtcaccttgattatttgtttgatacATATTTTTGGAAGTAAAAAATTCAAGAATTTAGGCGAAAATTGTTAAATATATCTAATTTGACAAAAAGATAACTATATTTTACCTCGATTACttgtaatttgaattttagaTGATAGTGCAATTTGCAAAATGCTATCAATACTGGTTTTTTCTATTCTATTGTCACACTtactaattaaaatgtaattggaTTATGTAGCGTTAACGATGAGATAGAATTTTGTCATTTTGTCAAATTCGTACATGTAGTAAGAAAATCAAAAGAGGGATAGGTTATTAAATTGAAAGCAAAATCCGCCGTgatatgaaatttaaaacatttgaatttGAACCTCAATTCTATGTAGTAATCAGACAGATATAACACTTGTAATACCATGGTTATTGAAGTATTATTACCATTATCTTATCGATAATGTATCTAAGCCGCTATTCATATTATCAGATATCAAGATATTctgttatatttatataattcgaACTATTTAACTTCATCCTTATTATCATAACTGTATACTTCATACTACCCACTTATTTTTAGCTGATCAAGACTCCTTTTCAAACAGAGAAGACATACTTATTGATCTCAAGATGAATTGGTGATTATAGACTGAAATCCTTCTGACCGAAGTGATAAAGGTGAATGGTGGAACCAACTTGtgctacataaaaaataaataataccccGCCCATTTTCCCTCATCCAACCTTCCTTTATGTAAGTACCAAAACCCTTATTCCGTAATTtcagtttattaataaatatcaaaaaaaaaatacttacagctAAAATAGGGTTCTTCGCCCTCTTCTGAACGCTAAACTTGAAGATTAGCGCCGTTGTCATGGCGGCTGATGTAGCCGATACATAAGCGATGCCCATCTGTGTGGTGGTGAGAGGGGAGTTCGCGTTACGGTTCGTGTAGTTCACGAGCGCGTTGAAGGATTGATTCACCCACTGCCAGAATACTACTGCTACTGGTGTTCTGAGGAAAACGGGTGAAGATGTTAATTTGTCACGATTTTAATGCATATTCTATACTATAGTAATTTcaaaaagagtttttttgttttttactgaatagacttgaaaaaaataaaattttagatagcccatttatcgaggtaggTGAAACCGCCAGCAAAAGGCTTAAGAAATGTTTCATTATTGGCTTCCAtgattcaaaatattataaccaataatgtttaataaataataatattttgtaccaATAGGTAGTTGGACCTATGAGTAGTAGGTGTTAAAAACAGTGACATGACTAATTTTCAAAGGAAAATTAGTAAAATTACTCATTTGGAAGAATCCTAGTAGTATTGACCTACATGCAAAAAAGGTTGGAGGAAAAGGtgacattttacaaaataagaaTATGTACGGTATGTATGTACACATATTATTTTGTGTGATATAATTACAACGACTTTGTTTAAATTACAACTTCAAAACAAATCTGATGAAGAACAAAATTCCTTGGCAACACATTGTCGTGACGCTGACTATAAAAGTTAATATCCAGTATTTAGTAGCTCACATTATTAGAGTTTTGACCTACATTGGCCGGTCGCCATTGCAACTGCAAATTATTTCTACGTAAACGTCGTACTTGctgtataattttgtttacaaaatacttTCTAGAAGgacaaaaaacagtttttacGGCGTAGTGCATGTACTGCTAAGACACACAGACCATTTTAAAAGTTTACGCACCTCTGCGCAAACTGTTTGCGCCAAGTTGCCCAATTTTTGCGCAAACATTTCAAGTCAATAAAAAGTGTCGTATGTTTAAGGCATTGAACCCCATCGGTCCCAGATACCATAGAAAAGCTCTTTTGTACGGACTCTGGGCGTTCAACGTGTGGAAAGGTGGAACATACTTATGTGTCGTGGCGTGTCATGACGCGCCCGAAGCATATCGGTTTCATACATGTTTTCACCTTAACAAAGACTGAATACAATAAGTTTCGAgtttatgatttaaaattttctatttaattgtACTTACCTATACCACTGCAACATGGCTCCCGTAATAAGACATCCTCCGGGCATCTGGAATGACATTCTGCCGAACACATTCTGCAACTCCCCGCTGTCGGGATGGAAGGCGGACTCGTAAAGCTGCTTCGCTCGCACTAGTTGCTCGTATTTTGTGCCTGCTGGCTCTTGGCCTGCTCTGGAAGAAAATAGAGGAAAGATGCATTAAAttcgttattattataaaataaaatggactTTTTTTACGTTAAGGGAAATCAGacttttgagaaaaatattagTACAACAGCAAATATAAACGAGAAAGCTTTTATCTTTAGTTAGAGCTTTAAAAAAAACCAGGCTATTTTCAATAGTAAcacgaaaaaaatactgattgcACACGCTCATATCGCCAGGTAGACTGGTCAGCTGCTAGACTCTTGTATTAGTCCTCATCATCGTTTCGACAACGGCAAACCATGGTAAATTTACCTCCTAGCGTGAGCCCTGATGTGACTAGCTAAACCGGATTTATTTAGATTAGATTTGAAGACTCGGTTGCAAGCAATGCTTGTCAAACTTTACTATATTACAGACTATAGTAGCATAATCCACCTTATGATCATGGCAGCCATATAGTCTACCAAATATTCTTCAATAGCAAAATTATTCAACTTACTTGTATTTCAAGTATAGGTCTTTAGCCGCATGCAGCTCGCTCTCTGAGGCGAGGGACAGTAGAGGGTTGGAAATGAAAGCGAAATGCTTGAACCGGCCCACGAATGTGCTCTGATCCCAGAGTGGCTGGGTAATGTCTATCCTCTCCATTGCCATGGCCTGTAAGTAGATGATGTGTTAACACAGATTTTGAAAtgctattttcttttaaattcaagtaatttttttaatttcaagtaGACCTGTCAAAAAAGCTAttatgaaacgtcaaatatAAGGCCACAGCCGAATATGGGAAAATGGCCTGATCCTATTGTACTAGTTACAATTTGGGTACTTCTAATAATAACGAAAAAACtaaagttattaaatatttttgtaaaaaaaattgagtagGTATCCCTGAAAACTGGTGACAtcatattgataaaaaattgtaaaattgtatTGTAGCAAAAATTGTAAAGGCAAAATAAATCAAGCAAATAAAGTGCATCAGACTATATGGAGAGCAAGATACTTATATCAGATGCTGATATTGAAATAATTGACAAAGGTCATCATAATTATCATGCTGTTCTCGCATAAAAGAGTTGCAATGAATTTGTATGGTACAAAGGTTGTTTTATAATAGATACAATTGATAAggctatattataaaaataaacttttgtgtAAAAAAGCTACTTTGTTAAACTAGATTTGACTTAATGCTTAAAGAGCTGAACCAATTGTAGTAGAATTTGGTATGGAGATAGATAAAACCTACTCTGGGCACAgttatagactgatttttatttatgagcaAATGAAAAACGCTATAAACAACATTCCAGTtacctaataattaattaaattgaatattgaaataattggaGTAGAGAAAATTGAGCTAGACTAAATAATATTGGCAGGAAAAATTAGacagtaatttttatttcttaagaatatagaaattaaaaatatgcatGACAGAGGAAGGAGttacaatattaaatacaatGAGCCATGAGCACATTACCAACACTTTGTAAgctaacaatgaaatattttaatattttcacgtgcctatatttattttaagctcTCAAGGTTTTTTGTAAAGAATGTAACTAATTACCTGTGCTAATTTTCTGCGGCAGTAAATAGGTACTACAGTAAGAtcaatagaaatataaaatagtgGTCAGACAACTTAAGACAACAACATTAATACCTTGGCCTTGAATATACGATGGTTAAATAAAGCTGCGACGAAAAACAGCTATTTAGCAAATAAGAAAATCAAAAAAGAATAATTTCGCATAGATTATGTAAGTCCGcgcttataataattatatccgCATAATATGGTTCAGTTGTAGAGCATAATAAGTCGTCATTTACTTACTGTGATTGTCTTTTAATTCCCTGACGACTTAATTACAAATAAACGTATTTTATTGATACAAAATGCTTAATAAAAAGTGTATCGGCGCCGCGAAGCTAGAAACAACTGTCAAGCACGAACGCGGAGCCGCGGAGCCGGATTTTGGAGTCCACAGCAGAGTTGTCAAATGCCAAAACAATCAATGAATCTGACATTTCGTTGATACCAAGTTTGGCAGCGAAGCAGCGAAGCGAAGGCGAAGCGCATTGAAGGGTTGAGGGACAGTGGTCGAGTCGAGTGTCGAGTCGAGTTATCAAATAACCGGCAATCTTTTTAAAAAGGTTGTGAATATGTTTAtcgaaaattaataaatgatgGATTTTTAGGTTTCAGTAAATGTAAAGTTTACGTACCTATAAAAGGACGTAAATATATTGAGAAAAactaaaatgttgaaaaaattgGCTATACGGCTATATATGATTGACCATTGCcaatttatttgtgaaaaataaCTTGGTCTACCAATGGTCGTCTATGATTCAACAAAATATGGCGGCTGTCGTAGCAACAGCCGATATGACGATTCAAAAGAATTCTCAGATTTTAGTAAATGTTGAAGAAGCGCTAGCTGATTTAATTGTTGTATCGTACTGCACTGACGATAAAAAG
The nucleotide sequence above comes from Helicoverpa zea isolate HzStark_Cry1AcR chromosome 10, ilHelZeax1.1, whole genome shotgun sequence. Encoded proteins:
- the LOC124633626 gene encoding sideroflexin-2, whose amino-acid sequence is MAMERIDITQPLWDQSTFVGRFKHFAFISNPLLSLASESELHAAKDLYLKYKAGQEPAGTKYEQLVRAKQLYESAFHPDSGELQNVFGRMSFQMPGGCLITGAMLQWYRTPVAVVFWQWVNQSFNALVNYTNRNANSPLTTTQMGIAYVSATSAAMTTALIFKFSVQKRAKNPILARFVPFVAVAAANWVNIPLMRQNEILLGLDVTDENGKVIGKSQIAPAKGISQVVTSRIAMCAPGMLLLPVIMERLEPKPWMQRIRWAHIGIQTAIVGMFLTFMVPTACAIFPQRCKLSIDTIKRFEKDNYEEILKNTNGKPPEYVYFNKGL